A DNA window from Paraclostridium bifermentans contains the following coding sequences:
- a CDS encoding glycosyl hydrolase family 18 protein, whose product MKNLKRLRERRSKVLVAIMMSMIITQGLYSSDSIIANAQEQTSNHSKSTVNHNQKRNVMYYGDWSIWGGQENFYPKDIPADKLTHLNFAFLDFDSNGNLKFTDKDAAVGAPVGQDGVQWGAANAGVLSAFQELKVKNPNLKIGVSLGGWSKSGDFSEVASNPDKRAKLVKNVLKFIEYTNMDFVDIDWEYPCDVRQPDLVDNKNDEGTPNATKADKENYIKLLQEFRTELDKQGNELNKGYELSVAIPAPKSKVDLGIDVKNLFNIVNFANIMTYDMRGAWDEYSGHQTALYPNENDPIKGNNLSIDETVDYLVDKGAEKDKIVIGAAYYTRGWDKVEKGSNNSLPGIFNKASITTKDADQTPSRGAVNEAPLASGDGGRMSGVWSYRSLDKLKSKYPGLKEYWDDTAKAPYLYDESTGKLFTYDNIKSITEKTKYVNENNLGGMIGWMASQDAKTDSSKRDELTKASKEGLFGSEKLPQNEITFSKLDIKTSISPYEEQWGEDKNGYEITIKNNEVLEESQDVLASVEKGAETIKAPKLYIKSDKALKSGDHMAGNVTYEDGYTIVDLQSVWEGKNIEPGKTYTFKLKGDANISGIDIVQRMSDHGIDMYRQSILDDSEVKPPGNQAPMLHGVDNKTIHVGDSFDKLSGVTATDNEDGDITNKINVTGSVDMNKEGSYKLVYSVEDSKGSKVEKERVITVVKKGEEPSQDTYDPNKIYLAGDSVIFKGEKYIAKWWIKGEAPDKSQAWEKVITPNEDGTIDYHEGMICNGGEYVKYNNHIYKAKWWTNTVPGSDASWEFIK is encoded by the coding sequence ATGAAAAATTTAAAAAGATTAAGGGAACGTAGAAGTAAAGTGCTAGTAGCTATAATGATGTCTATGATTATAACACAAGGATTATATTCAAGTGATAGCATAATTGCAAATGCACAGGAACAAACGTCAAATCATTCTAAAAGCACAGTTAACCATAATCAAAAAAGAAATGTTATGTATTATGGAGACTGGTCAATTTGGGGAGGACAGGAAAACTTTTATCCAAAGGATATACCAGCAGATAAATTAACTCATTTGAATTTTGCTTTTTTAGATTTTGATTCAAATGGTAATTTGAAATTTACAGATAAAGATGCTGCTGTTGGAGCACCTGTAGGTCAAGATGGTGTTCAGTGGGGAGCTGCCAATGCTGGTGTATTGAGTGCATTTCAAGAATTAAAAGTAAAAAATCCAAATTTAAAAATAGGAGTATCTCTTGGAGGATGGTCAAAATCAGGTGACTTTTCTGAGGTAGCCTCAAATCCAGATAAAAGAGCAAAATTAGTAAAAAATGTACTGAAATTTATTGAGTATACAAATATGGATTTTGTAGATATTGACTGGGAATATCCATGTGATGTTAGACAACCTGATTTAGTAGATAATAAAAATGATGAAGGTACACCTAATGCAACTAAAGCAGACAAGGAAAATTACATAAAACTTCTACAAGAATTCAGAACAGAACTTGATAAGCAAGGTAATGAACTAAATAAAGGGTATGAACTTTCTGTAGCAATACCTGCACCTAAGAGTAAAGTCGATTTAGGTATAGATGTTAAAAATCTTTTTAACATTGTAAATTTTGCAAATATAATGACTTATGACATGAGGGGCGCATGGGATGAATATAGTGGACACCAAACAGCACTTTACCCAAATGAAAATGACCCTATAAAGGGTAATAACTTATCAATAGATGAAACTGTTGACTACCTAGTAGATAAAGGTGCTGAAAAAGATAAAATTGTAATAGGAGCAGCTTATTATACTAGAGGCTGGGATAAAGTTGAAAAGGGTAGCAACAATTCTTTGCCAGGAATTTTTAACAAGGCTTCAATAACTACAAAAGATGCAGATCAGACACCATCAAGAGGAGCGGTAAATGAAGCTCCATTAGCATCAGGAGATGGTGGACGTATGAGTGGAGTATGGTCATACAGAAGTTTAGATAAATTAAAATCAAAGTATCCAGGACTAAAAGAATATTGGGATGATACAGCAAAAGCACCGTATCTTTATGATGAAAGTACAGGAAAACTTTTTACATACGATAATATAAAATCAATAACAGAAAAAACAAAATATGTAAATGAAAATAACCTTGGAGGAATGATAGGATGGATGGCATCTCAAGATGCTAAAACAGATTCAAGTAAGAGAGATGAGTTGACAAAAGCATCCAAAGAAGGACTTTTCGGAAGTGAAAAATTACCACAAAATGAAATAACTTTTTCAAAATTAGATATTAAAACATCAATAAGCCCATATGAAGAACAATGGGGTGAAGATAAAAATGGATATGAGATAACTATAAAAAATAATGAAGTATTAGAAGAGTCGCAGGATGTTTTAGCATCAGTAGAAAAAGGTGCTGAAACTATAAAAGCTCCTAAATTATATATAAAAAGTGATAAAGCTTTAAAATCAGGTGATCATATGGCTGGAAATGTTACTTATGAAGATGGCTATACAATCGTAGATTTACAGTCTGTTTGGGAAGGTAAAAATATAGAACCTGGAAAAACATATACTTTTAAATTAAAGGGAGATGCGAATATATCAGGAATAGATATTGTTCAACGCATGTCAGATCATGGTATAGACATGTATAGACAATCAATTTTAGATGATTCAGAAGTGAAACCTCCAGGAAATCAAGCTCCAATGCTACATGGCGTAGACAATAAGACTATACATGTAGGAGATTCATTTGATAAATTATCAGGGGTAACAGCTACGGATAATGAAGACGGAGATATAACAAATAAAATAAATGTTACTGGTTCTGTGGATATGAATAAAGAGGGAAGTTATAAGTTAGTTTATTCAGTTGAGGACAGCAAAGGTTCAAAAGTAGAAAAAGAGAGAGTTATAACTGTAGTAAAAAAAGGTGAAGAGCCATCACAAGATACATATGATCCAAATAAAATTTACTTAGCAGGAGACTCAGTTATATTTAAAGGAGAAAAATATATAGCTAAATGGTGGATAAAAGGAGAAGCACCAGACAAATCTCAAGCATGGGAAAAGGTAATAACTCCAAATGAAGACGGAACTATAGACTATCATGAAGGTATGATTTGTAATGGTGGAGAGTATGTAAAATATAATAATCACATATATAAGGCTAAATGGTGGACAAACACAGTTCCAGGTAGTGATGCTTCTTGGGAATTTATAAAATAA